Part of the Bacillota bacterium genome is shown below.
GCACGACGACCTGACCCTACCGCAACTGTTGGTCGTCCGGACCCTGGTGCGGCACGGCCCGCTGTCCCTGACCCGGCTCGGCCGGGATGATGGTCGATCGTTGGGGGCGCAAACCCTTCGTCGCTCTGGGCATGCTGGTCACCGCCGCCGGCGCCTTCCTGGCCTTCTCAGCCAGGGGCATCGGGACGCTGGTGGCCGCCCAGGTCCTCATCGGAGTGGGCGCGGCGGCGTACTCGACGGCCGCCCTGAGCATGGTCATTGACCTGGCCGAGGCCTCCGACAGGAGCAGGTCGACCGGTCTGTACATGATGGGCTATCACCTGGGGACCATTGTCGGCCCGGGGGTCGGGGGGTGGCTGGCCTACCGCTATGGCGGCGGGTCGCCTTCTTCCTGTTCGGGCTGCTGGCGGTGGTGGCCGCCGTCGCGGCCACGGTCTTCGCCAGGGAAACCCGTGGGGCGGCCGTCGCGGCCCGTCCCGCGGCGGGCGTCCCGCGCGTCCTCCCGGGGAATGCCCTGACCCGCGAGTTGATCGTTGTCTACGTCATCAACTTCGCCTTCCGTTTCGGCTTCAACGGGTTGATGTGGACCATCCTCCCGCGTCATGGGATCCGTGGCCTTCTTCCTCTTCCAATGGGCCCACGGCTTACCGTTGATCATTGCCGCCTCGGCTTTTCTCGGCGTCGCCGGTGGCTTCATCTCCACCATCCCGGCGGCCCTCGTCGGCGACCTGGCGGCGGAGAACGTTCGCGGCACGGCCATGGGCCTCTACCGCTCCATGGGCGACCTTGGCCTGGCCCTCTCCCCCGCCATCCTGGGTTTCGCGGGAGACCACTACGGGCTGACCGCGGCCTTCCTGGTCACCTTCTTCCTCTGGACCGCGACCACTCTGGCCATGCTCCTGTTGCCGAGGGACCGGCCGACGGGTCACCGGCTCAGCTCGGGCCGCGCCTTTCGCCCCGGGATTCGGACCTAGCGATCGAGTAGGAAAAGGCTGGTCGCCGGTGGAATGAGCAGCCTGTACGCGGCCAAGCTCAAGGAGTCTGGGCATGATGTCTCCATCCTGGCCCGGGGGCCGCGCCTGGAGCAGATTCGGCGCGATGGAATCGTCCTCGAGGACGAGGGCGGCGGCCGGCGGTCGGTCGTGCCGGTCCCGGCCGTCGACGGACTCGGGCCCTGCGGTCGTCACGACCTGATCCTCGTGGTCATGAGGAAGGACCAGGTGGGGTCGGTCCTACCGGCTCTTGCCGCCCACCGAGCGACGCCGTCCGTCCTCTTCATGATGAACAACGCGGCCGGGCCGGACGAGTTCATCGCCGCGGTCGGCCGCGAAAGGGTGCTGCTCGGTTTCCCCGGAGCCGGAGGGGCGCGGGAGGGCGGCGTCGTCCGCTACTCCCTGACCTCGTCAAAGCTTCAGCTGACGACCATCGGTGAGTTGGACGGGGCCGTCACGCCAAGGATTCAGGCCCTGGCCGAGGTCTTGAGCGGGGCCGGCTGTCCCACGGTCGTCAGCCGGGACATGGACGCCTGGCTGAAGACCACGCCGCGGTCGTCGTGCCCATCGCCGGGGCGCTCTATTTCGCCGGCGACAACTATCGGCTGGCCAAGGACGAAGAGGGCTTGAGACTGCTGATTTCGGCGGTCAGGGAAGGCTTTCGCTCCCTTGGAGCCCTGGGCGTCCCGGTCACGCCGCCGCGATTGCGGGTCATCAAAGCCATCCCCGACTTGGCCCTCCTGGCCGTCCTCCGCCGGGCGATGGGTACCAGACGGTCTGAGCTGGTCATGATGCGGCACGCCGACGTCGCCAGGGCCGAGATGAAGGTCCTGGCCGATGAGCTCATGGCGGTGGTCAAAGCGGCCGGCGTCGACGCGCCCGCCCTGACCCGGTTGGCTCGATCGATCGACGCAGCCGCGGCGGCCCGGGGGTGATCAACTTGGGCCAGATGACCGAGGAGCTATGCGGCGACTACCCGTGCGACCGGCCTCAGGGGCCCGGTACCTGGCGCCCGAAACCCGGAACCCGCCGGAAGGCTGGGGCGCGCTCTGGTCCCTTTGACCCAGCTGCCGGTAGGCCTCCGCTGAACGACGCAGGTGGTCCACCATCAGTCCGCCGGCGTTCGTCGGGATCCTCTTGGTCATGGCTTCGTAGATTCGCCGGTGGGA
Proteins encoded:
- a CDS encoding MFS transporter, with the protein product MGSVAFFLFQWAHGLPLIIAASAFLGVAGGFISTIPAALVGDLAAENVRGTAMGLYRSMGDLGLALSPAILGFAGDHYGLTAAFLVTFFLWTATTLAMLLLPRDRPTGHRLSSGRAFRPGIRT
- a CDS encoding 2-dehydropantoate 2-reductase N-terminal domain-containing protein, with amino-acid sequence MSSLYAAKLKESGHDVSILARGPRLEQIRRDGIVLEDEGGGRRSVVPVPAVDGLGPCGRHDLILVVMRKDQVGSVLPALAAHRATPSVLFMMNNAAGPDEFIAAVGRERVLLGFPGAGGAREGGVVRYSLTSSKLQLTTIGELDGAVTPRIQALAEVLSGAGCPTVVSRDMDAWLKTTPRSSCPSPGRSISPATTIGWPRTKRA